Genomic segment of Sodaliphilus pleomorphus:
ACGTAGTAGAACGGCACGCCCCAGCCCTTGAAATCGGCCTCATAGCCCGGAAGCGGGTGTTCGAGATAGGCAAAGCGCACACCTGCATCGACCCACTTGCTCATGGCATTGACCTCGGCATAGGTGTTGGTGCGCACGTCGTCGTTGCTCTTGTCGGCGTCGGTGTGGCCGGTGGGTATCTGCACGTCGCTCTGCACGCTGCCGCTCACGGTCACTTTCTTTTCGTCGCCTGACTCGCCTGCTTCTTGAGCAGGGAGTGCTGCCGGCAGCATGATGCACGCTGCCAGCAGCAAGGTCCTGTAGTGCTTGTTGATGTGATTCACAGCTTACTTCGATAGCAGTTCACGCACTTTTTCGATAAGCTCGTTTTCGGCACCGTCGGTGTAGCCGTTGTGCTTGTAGGCAATCTTGCCGTTGCCGTCGACGATGAGCACATAGGGTATGAGCTGCACACCCAGGGCGCGCTTGAAGTCACCGTTGGGGTCGAGCAGTACCTCATATTCCCAGCCTTGCTCGTCGACCATGGGCTTGAGCTTGTTGATGTTCTGGGCCTGGTCGATGCTCACAGCTATGAGCTTCACGCCTGTTTCCTCTTTCCAGTCGGCATAGACCTCGTTGATGGCTTTGAGCTCGCGGTTGCAGGGCTTGCACCATGTGGCGAAGAAGTCGATGATGAAGGGCTTGCCGCCGTTGTTGAGCGTGTCGGTGCGCACGGTGCGACCGTCGATCGTTTTCAGTGTCACTGCCGGCAGTTGCGCCTGTGCCAGCGGGGCCAGGGCACACAGCAGCATGATGATTGCAAATGTCTTTTTCATTGTGTATGTGTTCATAAAAGTGTAGTGTTTACTTGTTGTGTCGTTTTATAGTTGTTTTGGCAGGCTGGGAGCTCAATTGCCCTTGCTCAAAATGTTGGAGATCAGGGCGGTCACATCGCTCACGTTGACGGTGCCGTCGCCGTTGATGTCGCACTTCAGGTTGCTGTAGTCGGCCTCGCCCAGCACCTTGTTGACCAGTGCAGTCGCATCGCTCACGTTGACGGTGCCGTCGCCGTCGATGTCGCCGCTGGCCGGAGTGTAGGCTGCCGGATTCACGGCAACCGAGTTCTCGACCACGCAGTTGGAGGCGTCGGTGCTGTCGTAGTTGCCTATGTAGGCCACTACTTGCAGATTGCTCCTGTTCCAGTTGTTTTTGAGGTCAAAGGTGTAGCTGTAGGTGGCCTGGTTGTCGGTCCAGTTGTCCACGTCCACTCCCCAAGTCGAGTTGATGTCGCGCATCACATGGGCATGATAGAAGGTGCTGCTGTAACCTGCCTGCGAAGTCGAGGCAATGTTGTTCTCGGTGAGCACAACGGCCAGGCGGGGGGTCACCTCATATCCCTGGGCGCGCTTGGCAGTGACCCACACGGTCACGCTCGTGCTGTCGGCATTGAAGGCTGCTTCGGCGTCGAGGTCTAAGTAGGCGGGTGTGTTCAAGCGGTGGTTGATGTAGGCAATGATTTCAGAACTGTTACTGGCGAAGATTACAGGCGTTTTCAATCCTGTTTTATCGGCCTCGGTATAGGGGTAGCGGTCAAACATCAATGCCGGAGCATAGGTGGCACCCGCGTTGTTGTAGAACCAGGTGTAGGCATTGTCGGCACTGGTGGTGAATTGGTCGGTATAGAAGCCAGAGTGGTGGCACACGAGTGCAACCCGGGCTGCCTGCTGGGGATAGCGGTTCAAGGTGTTTTTCATCATCGTGGCCATAGTGGGGCAGTTGGGGCATTTCTCGGTGGTGAACTCCTCGACAAGCACGTTGCGCTCAAAGCTCTCGCCCAGGGTGTTGAGCTTGCCGGTGGCCGTTGCGTGGCCCGACTCGTTGGGCTGGCCGTTGACCTTGGTGATGGTGACTTGCACCTGTTGCGACACGGCACGGTCGGCCGCTTGCAGCTCGATGGTGCCCGTGGTCGACTCGTTGATGTTGGCCAGCTCTTGGGCCAGGCTCACATGCTTCTCGGCGCTGGTCGTGCCGTCGATGGCGACGGTGTAGTCAAAGTCTTTGACTGTAGCGGTGCCGTCGTTGGTGACCCTGATGGGCACCTTCACCGAGCCGCCCTTGGCTACTATTTGGGTCCCGAAGTCGTGGGGCGACAGGGCATTGTTGTAGAATTCTCCATCGAGCTGCACCTGCAGGGCCAGGTGACCCTTGCCTTTCTTGGAATAGTCGGTCCAAGTGCTTCCCTTGGCCATGAAGAGGCCGCCCTCGACGTCGCCATCGGCCACGCAGGTGGGGTGCTTGCCATAGTCGGCATTGGTCGACCGCACGGTGAAGGTGTAGCCCACATATACGCCTTCGGCAGGTATCACATAGGGCTTGTCGAGCGTGATGTCGTTTTGCTTGCCCAGGCTTTCTGAGCTCTCATCGCCATTGTTCATGTCTACCATGTTCATAGTCTGCACATAGTCGGCCTTGTCGGCTGCACTGGGCAGCGAGCGTGATATCCACACCTTGAGGCCCGATATGGCTGCGAAGCTGCGCATGTACAGGCGCACGCCCTTTATGGTCTTTCCTTGGGCTGCGCCCGTGTTGCCAGGAATGAAGATGGCTTGGCTCACTGTGGCTTTTGCATTATAGCCCGTGGCTGTGCGGTTTTCGGTGGCCAGGTAATAGCCCCACCACGTCTGGCTTGCGGCGGCATGGTTGGCGCTCGTGATTGCCACAAGTGAGATCAATAGGATGAAAGTGAAAAATTTCTTCATAAATTATTATTTTTTTTGGTTAATGAATTCAAAACAGCTCGACTATAGATGAACGGCTTTAATAAATGTCACAAATCTACGCTGTTTTGTTTAAAGTCGCAAATTTTTGTGAGATTAAAATTTCCAAATGCGCAATTTTAGTGCCATTCTGTTTCCGGTTTCTTTCTGCTCTTGGTGTCTGCCGTGTGCGTTGTTGCTGGCTGTCCCATGTTCAATAACGAAGTGCAAAAATGCGTTATTGAATATGGAAATAATTCTGTATTATACTCCGTTAGACCGCCTTGCTTCGACATCCGCTTGCGAATGATGTTCCCTTCAAATGGAATCTTATTACAAAGTTTCTAAGCGTGTACGCACTTACATCACTTTAAGAATAATGTAATACCTTTGTACACAAGGCAAAGTAATAGGGATACAAGTTACAAGAAAGCCATTAATCTCCTCCGTCGGTGCTATACTTGCGGAATGGCCTAATAATCAGATGACGTTTGAAAAAGTTAGAGCTATTCTTGGAAATTTCATTTTAAATAACTATTTTTGGAAAGTAGTATATTTGAAACATACATGTTATGGATTTTATCGACAGAAACAAGGAATTAGGCCGCTTGGAAGCCGCCCTAAATGGATGCAAAGGCAAGTTACTGGTTGTCTATGGTCGCCGACGGTTGGGCAAGTCCAGACTTATAAAGAAAATTCTAAAAGAGGAAGATGTTTATTATGAGGCAACTAAAAGCGAATCAGCAACTCAAAGGCTTGGACTTGCCGCTTCTGTCGCTTTGTCATACCATGATTTTGACAAGCCAACTTACTCCACATGGGATTCACTATTAAGCGCTTTCAACAACCAATGCAAGGAAGGGGCAACGCTAATACTTGATGAATTCCCTTATCTTGTAGAAAGAGATGCCTCTCTTCCGTCTACCATTCAAAGTATTGTGGACAGTGGTAGCATGCGATACAATCTTTTGATATGTGGCTCGTCACAGCGTATGATGCAAAAGTTAGTACTCGATGGTTCCGAGCCGCTCTATGGTCGTGCGTCAGAGAAAATTAATCTCGGCCCAATACGTGCGCAATACTGGTGGCATGCACTTAATCTAACCGCAAAACAGGTGATTGAAGAATACAGTGTGTGGGGTGGTGTGCCACGTTACTGGGTTCTCCGTGAGCAATACTGTTCTCTTGACAATGCTTTGGAAAATCTTATTCTTGACGAGCAGGGTCCACTCGTAGAAGAGCCTGAGGCTCTGTTTCTTGACGATACAAACGTGATAGCACCCTATATATCTATAATGACAGCAATAGGGCAGGGAAACGCGAAAATCTCCCGTATTGCCGATGTCGTTGGACATAAGGTGTCTGAACTTGCACCTGTGATGAAAAACCTCATTGCCATGCATTATGTTCGCAAAGAAGTGCCATTCGGAGAGGATGCAGAGAAGTCAAAGAAGACGTTGTATGTGATAGACGACCCTTTCCTCGACTTCTACTATAGGTTCGTTGTTCCGGCCAGACCTTTACTTTCAATAGACAGAACTGATGTTGTCCTGCAAAATATTCACAACCACATGGCAGAGCACGTGGAACATATTTGGGAGCGTCTTTGTCAGATTGCGGTTTCTGGCAACAATATGTTTGGTCACACATGGAATGCTGCTGCCCATTGGTGGGGAAAGGTGCCCGTGTTTAAAGAAGGCAGGAAAACCCCGACGGGCAATCGGGAGTTGGAGTTTGATGTCGTGGCAGAGTCAATGGATGATAGAGATACTATACTTGTCGGCGAGTGTAAGTGGAAGTCGGCTGACCATGCCGAGCGTCTCTTGGCTCAATTGCAAGAGAAAGTCAAATATGCCCCGTTTGCGAAAGGCAAGAAAATCGTTTACGCCCTTTTTCTCCGTGAAAAACCGCTTTCAACAGCTGATTGTGAAATGATGTTTCCCGAAGATGTCCTCAACAATTTGCCGAAATAATATTCCTCTACGGTGTTCTCTCCTGTCCCATAGCTCCTCGCCATGTCCTTGAGGATGCCGATCATCTCTTGACTGGAGTCATCGGGACAGAGTACGATGATCTTACGGCCATGCCATAAGAATCCCTGCTCAACGTCGCACGTGGGACTGACATAGAGTTCATAGTTGGTATTATTAGCGGATGGCTTTAGCTTTTACGTTTCTACTCAATGAATACTACAAAGCATAAATTTTGTCTAAAATTAAAGGACAATATACAATATTATCGTACTTTATTGCTACTTTTGTGTTGGTGTTGCTGCTCGGCAGCTTTTCTACTTGAGTATATTTAAAAACGTGATTTATTGATGAAAACCTACTTCTTTATATTGACAGCAGTCGCGGCTCTCGTCGTCGTTGCGGGTTGCGGCAAGGGCAAGGATGCCCACGGCAACAACGATGCCGCCCAGCCAGTTGAGCTCACTGCCCAGGGCGAGCTTGCCCAGTCTGGCCAGGCGGGCACGATCGCCGCCTTGCCTTTCTCGGGCAGCGACGTCAAGGAGCATGTGGTGCTCGACTACGGCAACCGCACCGTGAGGGCTGTGCCCGACGTGAGCTTCAGCCATCCCGAGTTGATGAAAGAAAAGAAGAACTGCTTTGTCGTGATCTCAAAAAAGGACTTCTACCTCTATGTGTATGAGCCACAGGGGACCGACACCGTGATGCTGGCCCGCTACGACTGCGCGCTCTCGCTCAAAAAGGGCCAGAAGACGGCCGAGGGCGACATGTGCACGCCCCACTGCTCGATGCAGCAGCCCTTCAGCGTGTCGCAGATTGCGCCTGCCTCGTCGTGGACCCACGACTTCGGCGACGGCCGCGGCGCCATCAAGAGCTATGGCGACTACTTCTTGCGCTTGGTCACGCCCGGTCACTCGGGCATAGGCATACATGGCAGCACGGGCAACCGCGAGAGTGTGCCTGGCCGTGCCAGCGAGGGGTGCATCCGCCTCAAGGACGAGGACATCAAGGATCTTGTCCAGCACTATGCCACAGTGGGTATGCGAGTGGTGATAAAGGGCGAGACGGTCGACGACTACCCCTTTGAGATACATGCCATGACCAGGCAGAAGATTGCCCGCAAGCGCCACTTCGACCCACGCACGACCTTGACCAATGCCCAAATCGAGCAGGCCCGCCCCGAGCCAGGCCGCCGATGAATTGAAACTTATTTCTTCGTAAAAATATTCAGCTCATATTAAAACAACTTTGGGGAATTTTTTCTATATTTGCAATGTTGAATTCTACATGTGAGGATTTAATGTAAATATTGAGGAAAGCGAGACCTCCTCTTGCAGTAGCTGGTAAATCTGGAAAATTTCAAGCGTAAGTAGCTGCATAGTGGAACCGAAGCTGTTCTTCCTAGTATGAATTTTACATGTGCTTGTGCGATAGTAGCTGTCGCAGCATACACGGCAATTCATATCTAGGTGTGAGCTGAATTTCTTACTTCTACTTACGGGCATTCCAGAGCCCTCCGGCAAGAGTTGAAATGAAGCTCGCGCCTTTTTTTTGTGGAATTGCCCTAATGGAAAAAATAGTAAGGAGGCCACTGGTGGCTATCACACACGATTGTAGTAGGGAAATGATGTTTCCATGGCAAGCAGTGCACAGGGCTTGAGTGCCAGGTGTAGCACTGCGTAGCCCGTTGTCGCCAGTGCAGATTGATGTCACTTTATCTGCTGGGCCTAATTGTTTTGTAAGAATGTCCTGAGAAATGCAGTGTCGGGAGGCAGGCGGCAGACGTGATGTTTTAGACCTGTGCCATGTGCCTTGGAGGAGGATACTGTGATTTTTGCCGGGCTGCTGGCAGATTAGGACGCAGCAGCATGCAGGTTGCCCTGTTGAGGCGCATGCATGCTGCTGCTTTACGTCGTTATGAGTCGCTATGGGGGCTCGCGTGCTACTGCTTGAGGGGCAGCACCTGCACGTTGTGCGCCATCACCAGGTTGCGGGCGCGAGCCATGGCGGCATCGTAGGTGGCACGGTCGCTCTTGCGCACCATCTCGCGACGGTCGTCGGGAATGAGGCGATAGTTGTCGCCTTTCCAGCCAGGGTGCTGGCAGTAGAAGAGCTTGTAGCCTGCGCGGGCTATGCTTATCTTGCCATCGGTGCCGGTCTTGAGCGTCACCCTCACTATGGCACCCACCCGGGTGTCGAGGGGCTTTTGCGCCGAGATGAAATTGCCCATGCTGTACACCACCAGGGCGTCTTTGCCAGTGACACTGCTGTGCACCATCTTGAACGGCTCCAGCACGTGGGGGTGACCGCCTATCACGAGTTCGACCCCGTGGTCGACAAGCCACTGTGCCAGCGAGCGCTGCTCGCTGCTGGGAGCGAGCTTGTACTCGATGCCCCAGTGCATGTTGACACACACGGCCTGTGCGCCTGCCGCACGGGCAGCCTCGATGTCGGCCTGCATCTTGTGCAGCTCGATGTAGTCGACCACCACATCGCCCTGAACGGTGATGCCGTTGGTGCCGTAGGTGTAGTCGAGAAAGGCGACTTTCATGCCCTTGATGTCGGCAATGAAGGGCAGGCGGCTTTGGCGGTCGGCCGCATCGGTGTAGGTGCCTATGTGGGCAATCTTCATCGCATCGAGCGTCTTTATGGTGCGCCGCAGTCCAGCGTCGCGGCGGTCGAGGCAGTGGTTATTGGCCGTGAGCAGCAAGTCAAACCCGCTTTTCTTCAATTGCCAGGCATACTCATCGGGGGCACTGAAGCAGGGATAGCCCGTGTAGGGCCGGCCGCCCAGCGGGGTCTCCAGGTTCACTACGGCATAGTCGGCCGCCTTGATGTAGGGTTCAAGCAGAGCGAAGCAGGCCGTGTAGTCGTAGGTGCCGTTGCGCTGCAGGGCGGCTTTGTTCTGCGGTGCGTGCTGCATGGCATCGCCGGCAAAGAGCAGGTCGACGCTGTCGGCCCCGGCCAGGTGCGGGTTGTAGATGCTCAGCGTGTCGGTGCCCACAAGCAGCTGCAGCAGCGAGAGCAATAGTATTGAGATGAGTTGCGACATTGTGATTTTCTTGTGTGCGAGGTTGGAGTTGGAAATAACTCAACACACGGGGGCGCCCGCCCGTGGCTGGGCACCCCCTGTGCCTTGTGCTGTGTTGTTTACTTGTATATCTCGTGCTTGGCAGCCAGCAGGGTGTTTTTCATGAGCGAGCATATCGTCATGGGGCCCACGCCGCCTGGCACCGGGGTGATATAGGAGCAGTGCGGAGCCACGTGCTCAAAGTCGACGTCGCCGTGCAGCTTCCAGCCGCTTTTGGTCGTGGTCGAGGGCAGGCGGGTAGTGCCCACGTCGATGACCACCACGCCGTCTTTCACCATGTCTTCGGTCACATATTCGGGCCGCCCTATGGCAGCAATGAGAATGTCGGCTGTGCGGGTGATTTCCTTGAGATGAGCAGTGGCACTGTGGCACACGGTCACGGTGCAGTTGCCGGGATACGACTTCTGCATCATCATGGCGGCCACTGGCTTGCCCACGATGTTGCTGCGCCCTATCACCACGCAGTGCTTGCCGCTGGTCTCGATGTTGTAGCGCTCGAGCAGTGTGAGAATGCCTTGAGGCGTGGCGCTTCTGAAGCAGGGCAGCCCTATCGAGAGCCGGCCCACGTTGATGGGGTGGAAGCCGTCCACGTCCTTGCGGTAGTCGATGGCTTCGATCACCTTCTGCTCGTCGATGTGCTTGGGCAGTGGCAGCTGCACGATGAAACCATCCACATCGGGGTCGGCATTGAGCCCGGCGATGGCCTCGAGCAACTGGGCCTCGGTCACGTCGGCCTCATATCGCAAGAGGGTGCTCTTGAAGCCACACTCGGCACAGGCTTTCACCTTGTGCGACACATAGGTCTCGCTGCCGCCGTCGTGGCCCACCAGTATGGCGGCCAAGTGAGGCTGTTTCTTACCTGCTGCAATCATGTTTTTCACCTCGGCAGCAATTTCCTGCTTGATTTGAGCAGCTACTTTCTTTCCGTCGATCAACTGCATTTGTTCAACTTGTATTTAAGGATTTTATGATAAAATAAAAAAGCGCCGCATTGAGAAAAACACAGTGTGGCGCCTTGGTGCTGTCGCCTCACGTCAACGGCGGCGCATGCCTCGCATCATCTTCATCGGGTTCTTGGTCGTGACCGCATGCATCATCTTGCGGGTTTGGTCAAACTGCTTGAGCAGCCGGTTCACCTCGTCGATGCGGGTGCCGCTGCCGGCTGCAATGCGCTTGCGGCGCGACCCGTTCATGATCTCGGGATGCTCGCGCTCATAGGGCGTCATCGAGTCGATGATGGCCTCGATGCCCTTGAAGGCGTCGTCGTTGATGTCGATATCCTTGATGGCCTTGCCCACTCCTGGTATCATCGATGCCAGGCTCTTGAGGTTGCCCATCTTCTTGATTTGATTGATCTGGTTGCGGAAGTCGTTGAAGTCAAACTTGTTTTCGCGTATCTTCTTCTCAATCTTCTTGGCTTCGTTCTCGTCGTATTGCTGCTGCATGCGGTCGACAAACGACACAATGTCGCCCATGCCCAGAATGCGGTCGGCCATGCCGTTGGGGTTGAAGGCGTCGATCTCGCCCATCTTCTCGCCCGTGCCCACAAACTTGATGGGCTTGTTGACCACCGCGCGTATCGACACGGCTGCACCGCCGCGGGTGTCG
This window contains:
- a CDS encoding TlpA family protein disulfide reductase codes for the protein MKKTFAIIMLLCALAPLAQAQLPAVTLKTIDGRTVRTDTLNNGGKPFIIDFFATWCKPCNRELKAINEVYADWKEETGVKLIAVSIDQAQNINKLKPMVDEQGWEYEVLLDPNGDFKRALGVQLIPYVLIVDGNGKIAYKHNGYTDGAENELIEKVRELLSK
- a CDS encoding Omp28-related outer membrane protein, which produces MKKFFTFILLISLVAITSANHAAASQTWWGYYLATENRTATGYNAKATVSQAIFIPGNTGAAQGKTIKGVRLYMRSFAAISGLKVWISRSLPSAADKADYVQTMNMVDMNNGDESSESLGKQNDITLDKPYVIPAEGVYVGYTFTVRSTNADYGKHPTCVADGDVEGGLFMAKGSTWTDYSKKGKGHLALQVQLDGEFYNNALSPHDFGTQIVAKGGSVKVPIRVTNDGTATVKDFDYTVAIDGTTSAEKHVSLAQELANINESTTGTIELQAADRAVSQQVQVTITKVNGQPNESGHATATGKLNTLGESFERNVLVEEFTTEKCPNCPTMATMMKNTLNRYPQQAARVALVCHHSGFYTDQFTTSADNAYTWFYNNAGATYAPALMFDRYPYTEADKTGLKTPVIFASNSSEIIAYINHRLNTPAYLDLDAEAAFNADSTSVTVWVTAKRAQGYEVTPRLAVVLTENNIASTSQAGYSSTFYHAHVMRDINSTWGVDVDNWTDNQATYSYTFDLKNNWNRSNLQVVAYIGNYDSTDASNCVVENSVAVNPAAYTPASGDIDGDGTVNVSDATALVNKVLGEADYSNLKCDINGDGTVNVSDVTALISNILSKGN
- a CDS encoding ATP-binding protein, producing the protein MDFIDRNKELGRLEAALNGCKGKLLVVYGRRRLGKSRLIKKILKEEDVYYEATKSESATQRLGLAASVALSYHDFDKPTYSTWDSLLSAFNNQCKEGATLILDEFPYLVERDASLPSTIQSIVDSGSMRYNLLICGSSQRMMQKLVLDGSEPLYGRASEKINLGPIRAQYWWHALNLTAKQVIEEYSVWGGVPRYWVLREQYCSLDNALENLILDEQGPLVEEPEALFLDDTNVIAPYISIMTAIGQGNAKISRIADVVGHKVSELAPVMKNLIAMHYVRKEVPFGEDAEKSKKTLYVIDDPFLDFYYRFVVPARPLLSIDRTDVVLQNIHNHMAEHVEHIWERLCQIAVSGNNMFGHTWNAAAHWWGKVPVFKEGRKTPTGNRELEFDVVAESMDDRDTILVGECKWKSADHAERLLAQLQEKVKYAPFAKGKKIVYALFLREKPLSTADCEMMFPEDVLNNLPK
- a CDS encoding L,D-transpeptidase is translated as MKTYFFILTAVAALVVVAGCGKGKDAHGNNDAAQPVELTAQGELAQSGQAGTIAALPFSGSDVKEHVVLDYGNRTVRAVPDVSFSHPELMKEKKNCFVVISKKDFYLYVYEPQGTDTVMLARYDCALSLKKGQKTAEGDMCTPHCSMQQPFSVSQIAPASSWTHDFGDGRGAIKSYGDYFLRLVTPGHSGIGIHGSTGNRESVPGRASEGCIRLKDEDIKDLVQHYATVGMRVVIKGETVDDYPFEIHAMTRQKIARKRHFDPRTTLTNAQIEQARPEPGRR
- a CDS encoding CapA family protein, producing the protein MSQLISILLLSLLQLLVGTDTLSIYNPHLAGADSVDLLFAGDAMQHAPQNKAALQRNGTYDYTACFALLEPYIKAADYAVVNLETPLGGRPYTGYPCFSAPDEYAWQLKKSGFDLLLTANNHCLDRRDAGLRRTIKTLDAMKIAHIGTYTDAADRQSRLPFIADIKGMKVAFLDYTYGTNGITVQGDVVVDYIELHKMQADIEAARAAGAQAVCVNMHWGIEYKLAPSSEQRSLAQWLVDHGVELVIGGHPHVLEPFKMVHSSVTGKDALVVYSMGNFISAQKPLDTRVGAIVRVTLKTGTDGKISIARAGYKLFYCQHPGWKGDNYRLIPDDRREMVRKSDRATYDAAMARARNLVMAHNVQVLPLKQ
- the folD gene encoding bifunctional methylenetetrahydrofolate dehydrogenase/methenyltetrahydrofolate cyclohydrolase FolD, which gives rise to MQLIDGKKVAAQIKQEIAAEVKNMIAAGKKQPHLAAILVGHDGGSETYVSHKVKACAECGFKSTLLRYEADVTEAQLLEAIAGLNADPDVDGFIVQLPLPKHIDEQKVIEAIDYRKDVDGFHPINVGRLSIGLPCFRSATPQGILTLLERYNIETSGKHCVVIGRSNIVGKPVAAMMMQKSYPGNCTVTVCHSATAHLKEITRTADILIAAIGRPEYVTEDMVKDGVVVIDVGTTRLPSTTTKSGWKLHGDVDFEHVAPHCSYITPVPGGVGPMTICSLMKNTLLAAKHEIYK